A section of the Bradyrhizobium oligotrophicum S58 genome encodes:
- a CDS encoding secondary thiamine-phosphate synthase enzyme YjbQ, translated as MPARSTSRTAPSAVAINTVVTSILTVQTAGRGFTDLTREVDAFLRGVSAREGAVTVFIRHTSASLTIQENADPTVLRDLTTALARLAPEDAGWVHDPEGPDDMPAHIKTMLSAVSLQVPVQDGRMMLGTWQAIYLIEHRARPHAREVVVQFVGAA; from the coding sequence ATGCCGGCACGATCGACCTCGCGCACAGCGCCCTCGGCCGTCGCGATCAACACAGTCGTCACGTCGATCCTGACGGTGCAGACCGCGGGCCGCGGCTTCACCGATCTCACCCGCGAGGTCGACGCGTTCCTGCGCGGGGTCTCGGCCAGAGAAGGCGCGGTGACCGTCTTCATCCGCCACACCTCGGCGTCGCTGACGATCCAGGAGAATGCCGATCCGACTGTGCTGCGCGATCTCACCACGGCGCTGGCGCGGCTGGCGCCCGAGGATGCCGGCTGGGTGCACGACCCCGAGGGGCCGGACGACATGCCGGCCCACATCAAGACCATGCTGAGTGCGGTCTCGCTGCAGGTGCCGGTGCAGGACGGCCGCATGATGCTCGGCACCTGGCAGGCGATCTACCTGATCGAGCATCGCGCGCGTCCGCACGCCCGCGAGGTGGTGGTGCAGTTCGTCGGCGCGGCGTGA
- the hemA gene encoding 5-aminolevulinate synthase translates to MDYSQYFSAALGRLHDERRYRVFADLERIAGRFPHATWHSPGGPRNVVIWCSNDYLGMGQHPKVVGAMVETATRVGTGAGGTRNIAGTHHPLVQLEAELADLHGKEAALLFTSGYVSNQTGIATLAKLIPDCLILSDALNHNSMIEGVRQSGAERQIWRHNDLAHLEQLLIAAGPSRPKLIACESLYSMDGDVAPLAAICDLAERYNAMTYVDEVHAVGMYGPRGGGIAERDGVMHRIDILEGTLAKAFGCLGGYIAGKGEIIDAVRSYAPGFIFTTALPPPICSAATAAIKHLKSSSWERERHQDRAARVKAILTAAGLPVMENDTHIVPLFVGDPEKCKQACDLLLEEHGIYIQPINYPTVAKGTERLRITPSPYHDDGLIDRLAEALLQVWERLGLALHKKPLAAE, encoded by the coding sequence ATGGACTACAGCCAGTACTTCAGTGCCGCCCTCGGTCGTCTGCATGATGAACGCCGCTATCGCGTTTTCGCCGATCTCGAACGCATCGCGGGCCGGTTCCCGCATGCGACGTGGCATTCGCCGGGCGGTCCCCGCAACGTCGTGATCTGGTGCTCGAACGACTATCTCGGCATGGGCCAGCACCCGAAGGTGGTCGGTGCCATGGTTGAGACCGCGACTCGCGTTGGGACCGGCGCCGGCGGCACCCGCAACATCGCCGGAACCCATCACCCCCTGGTGCAGCTCGAAGCCGAGCTCGCCGACCTCCACGGCAAGGAGGCGGCGCTGCTGTTCACGTCCGGCTACGTCTCCAACCAGACCGGCATCGCCACCCTCGCCAAGCTCATCCCGGACTGCCTGATCCTGTCGGACGCGCTGAACCACAATTCGATGATCGAGGGCGTGCGCCAGTCCGGCGCCGAGCGCCAGATCTGGCGCCACAACGATCTCGCCCATCTCGAGCAGCTGCTGATCGCCGCCGGCCCCTCCAGGCCCAAGCTGATCGCGTGCGAGAGCCTGTATTCGATGGATGGCGACGTCGCGCCGCTGGCCGCGATCTGCGATCTCGCCGAGCGCTACAACGCGATGACCTATGTCGACGAGGTCCACGCGGTCGGCATGTACGGCCCGCGCGGCGGCGGCATCGCCGAGCGCGACGGCGTCATGCACCGCATCGACATCCTCGAAGGCACCTTGGCCAAGGCGTTCGGCTGCCTCGGCGGCTACATCGCCGGCAAAGGCGAGATCATCGACGCCGTGCGCTCCTACGCACCGGGCTTCATCTTCACGACCGCGCTGCCGCCGCCGATCTGCTCGGCTGCGACCGCTGCGATCAAGCACCTGAAATCATCGAGCTGGGAGCGCGAGCGCCACCAGGACCGCGCGGCCCGGGTCAAGGCCATCCTCACCGCCGCCGGCCTGCCGGTGATGGAGAACGACACCCACATCGTGCCGCTGTTCGTCGGCGATCCCGAGAAGTGCAAGCAGGCCTGCGACCTCCTGCTCGAGGAGCACGGCATCTACATCCAGCCGATCAATTATCCCACGGTCGCCAAGGGCACCGAGCGCCTGCGCATCACGCCCTCGCCCTATCACGACGACGGCCTGATCGACCGCCTCGCCGAAGCCCTGCTGCAGGTCTGGGAACGGCTGGGCCTGGCGCTGCACAAGAAGCCCCTGGCGGCGGAGTAG
- a CDS encoding MBL fold metallo-hydrolase, translated as MTKTDTATSSAEALRYPWEQHPGEDQVVEVAPGVLWLRLKLPFRLNHVNIYLLADGDGWAAIDSGFGNEESIAAWTRLLDGPLKHVKISRLIVTHSHPDHVGLAGWIVERFDCPLVMSQVEYLQSVYHQNRGTEERRNAQRLFFRRHGMDETLTDKLLGRGQEYLQRVSVLPASYRRISHGDEIQIGSRRFKVITGGGHALDQVMLYCAADKLFLSADQVLSKISPNVSVWAVEPDQNSLGEYLASLASLTTTLPYDVLVLPGHGVPFYGLKTRIKQLADHHEERCRMIADACRDETRTSAQLVPVVFHKHVLDPHQMGFAAGELIAHVNYMLVEGRLTSQDIDGVLHYRTT; from the coding sequence ATGACCAAGACAGACACCGCCACGTCCTCCGCCGAAGCCCTGCGATATCCCTGGGAGCAGCATCCCGGCGAGGACCAGGTCGTCGAGGTCGCGCCCGGCGTGCTGTGGCTGCGCCTGAAGCTGCCGTTCCGGCTCAACCATGTGAACATCTATCTGCTCGCCGACGGCGATGGCTGGGCCGCGATCGATTCCGGCTTCGGCAACGAGGAATCGATCGCCGCCTGGACACGACTGCTCGACGGCCCGCTCAAGCATGTGAAGATCAGCCGGCTGATCGTGACGCATTCGCATCCCGACCATGTCGGCCTCGCCGGCTGGATCGTCGAGCGCTTCGACTGCCCGCTGGTGATGTCGCAGGTCGAATACCTGCAGTCGGTGTATCACCAGAACCGCGGCACCGAGGAGCGGCGCAATGCGCAGCGGCTGTTCTTCCGCCGCCACGGCATGGACGAGACCCTGACCGACAAGCTGCTCGGCCGCGGCCAGGAATACCTGCAGCGCGTCTCGGTGCTGCCGGCGTCCTACCGCCGCATCTCTCATGGCGACGAGATCCAGATCGGCAGCCGGCGCTTCAAGGTCATCACCGGCGGCGGCCACGCGCTCGATCAGGTGATGCTGTATTGCGCTGCCGACAAGCTGTTCCTGTCCGCCGACCAGGTGCTGAGCAAGATCTCGCCCAATGTCAGCGTCTGGGCGGTCGAGCCCGACCAGAACTCGCTCGGCGAATATCTGGCCTCGCTGGCGAGCCTGACCACCACCCTGCCCTATGACGTGCTGGTGCTGCCCGGCCATGGTGTTCCTTTCTATGGCCTGAAGACCCGCATCAAGCAGCTCGCCGACCACCACGAGGAGCGCTGCCGCATGATCGCGGACGCCTGCCGCGACGAGACCAGGACGTCGGCCCAGCTTGTGCCGGTGGTGTTCCACAAGCACGTGCTCGACCCGCACCAGATGGGCTTCGCCGCCGGTGAGCTGATCGCCCACGTCAACTACATGCTGGTCGAGGGCCGCCTGACCAGCCAGGACATCGACGGCGTGCTGCATTATCGCACCACCTGA
- a CDS encoding type II toxin-antitoxin system RelE/ParE family toxin: MIVGYRDRRTERFANGEVVREFSGFARQAGIRLDRLEAATSLKDLGALPGNRLEALKGNRQGQYSIRINDQWRICFEWPPGSPGPVNVEIVDYH, translated from the coding sequence ATGATCGTCGGCTACCGGGACAGGAGAACCGAGCGCTTTGCAAATGGCGAAGTCGTCAGGGAATTCTCTGGTTTCGCCCGCCAGGCGGGAATTCGGCTCGACCGACTGGAAGCCGCAACGAGCTTGAAGGATCTCGGCGCCCTGCCCGGAAATCGGCTAGAGGCGCTCAAGGGCAATCGACAAGGTCAGTACAGCATCCGCATCAACGATCAGTGGCGGATTTGTTTCGAATGGCCGCCCGGCTCGCCCGGTCCTGTCAACGTCGAGATCGTCGACTATCATTAG
- a CDS encoding LysR family transcriptional regulator, translating into MVMASADRARDLEVFCAVADSGSFSAAGRGLGLTPSAVSRTLDRIEARLGARLLLRSTRALTLSAEGQAYLAAARRILADLDEAEQAIADQGAPRGRIRVSAALSHGRICIVPLLGEFVRRYPNILVDINLSDRLVDVAAGQADVAIRGGPLPDSALTARRLGDNGRTIVASPDYLARWGVPEAPEDLHNHNCLNFSFRRAEPVWPFRRDGVDYALKVRGAIEANSGDTLSQLALDGVGIARVGDFSLGNAVAEGRLVPLLEAFNPGDREVFHAVFVGGPNMPARVRVFVDYLVERMADSPAKATTRRGS; encoded by the coding sequence ATGGTGATGGCCAGCGCGGACCGCGCCCGGGATCTCGAGGTGTTCTGCGCCGTCGCCGACAGCGGCAGCTTCTCGGCCGCAGGCCGCGGTCTGGGTCTGACGCCGTCGGCCGTCAGCCGCACGCTCGATCGCATCGAGGCGCGGCTCGGTGCACGGCTGCTGTTGCGGTCCACGCGGGCGCTCACGCTGTCCGCCGAGGGTCAGGCCTATCTCGCCGCCGCCCGTCGCATCCTCGCCGACCTCGACGAGGCCGAGCAGGCGATCGCCGACCAGGGCGCGCCGCGCGGGCGCATCCGGGTCAGCGCCGCGCTCTCGCACGGCCGCATCTGCATCGTCCCGCTGCTCGGCGAGTTCGTGCGGCGCTATCCGAACATCCTGGTCGACATCAATCTCAGCGACAGGCTCGTCGACGTCGCGGCGGGGCAGGCGGACGTCGCGATTCGCGGCGGTCCGCTGCCGGACAGCGCGCTCACCGCGCGGCGCCTCGGCGACAATGGCCGCACCATCGTCGCCTCGCCCGACTACCTCGCCCGCTGGGGCGTGCCGGAGGCGCCGGAAGACCTCCACAACCACAATTGCCTGAACTTCAGCTTCCGTCGCGCCGAGCCGGTGTGGCCGTTCCGCCGCGACGGCGTCGACTACGCGCTGAAAGTGCGCGGCGCCATCGAAGCCAACAGCGGCGACACGCTCAGCCAGCTCGCGCTCGATGGCGTCGGCATCGCCCGCGTCGGCGATTTCAGCCTCGGCAACGCGGTCGCCGAGGGGCGGCTGGTGCCGCTGCTCGAAGCGTTCAATCCCGGCGACCGGGAAGTCTTCCACGCCGTGTTCGTCGGCGGCCCGAACATGCCGGCACGCGTGCGCGTGTTCGTGGACTATCTCGTCGAGCGGATGGCTGACAGTCCTGCAAAGGCGACGACGCGGCGGGGGTCGTGA
- a CDS encoding carboxymuconolactone decarboxylase family protein, translating to MPRIALVDTTRADAGVVAALSAVKAKIGMTPNLFSTLAQSGATLNGYLAFSDALAKGALSARQREIIALAVAQANGCEYCLSAHSLMGKGAGLSPDGLRKAREGTADNATDAAVARLARRVVETKGQVADADLATARAAGLDDGRLVEIIANVAINVLTNYINNAAHTDIDFPKVGLALQPVG from the coding sequence ATGCCCCGCATTGCTCTCGTCGACACCACCCGCGCCGATGCCGGCGTCGTCGCCGCGCTGTCCGCCGTCAAGGCCAAGATCGGCATGACGCCAAACCTGTTCTCGACGCTGGCGCAGTCGGGCGCCACGCTGAACGGATATCTCGCCTTCTCCGATGCGCTCGCCAAGGGCGCGCTCAGCGCCAGACAGCGCGAGATCATCGCGCTCGCGGTCGCCCAGGCCAATGGCTGCGAATACTGCCTGTCCGCGCACTCACTGATGGGTAAGGGCGCGGGCCTCAGCCCGGACGGCCTCCGCAAGGCCCGCGAGGGCACTGCCGACAACGCTACCGACGCCGCCGTCGCCCGCCTCGCGCGTCGCGTCGTCGAGACCAAGGGGCAAGTCGCCGACGCCGACCTCGCCACCGCGCGTGCCGCCGGTCTCGACGATGGCCGGCTGGTCGAGATCATCGCCAACGTCGCGATCAACGTCCTGACCAACTACATCAACAACGCGGCGCACACCGACATCGACTTCCCGAAGGTGGGGCTGGCCTTGCAGCCGGTGGGCTGA
- a CDS encoding response regulator, which yields MAAASTHLVIADDHPLFRNALRQAVASVLAEAVVDEAGSFEDLTALLEKDSDVDLVLLDLTMPGISGFSGLIYLRAQYPAIPVVIVSASDDGATIRRSLDFGASGFIPKRFGVDTLRDAIKQVMDGDVWVPPDTDLAAGADPEMTRLRDRLVTLTPQQVRVLMMLSQGLLNKQIAYELGVSEATIKAHVSAILQKLGVESRTQAVIAAAKIAGSAWRQDAPTGK from the coding sequence ATGGCGGCTGCCAGCACCCATCTCGTCATTGCCGATGATCATCCGCTGTTCCGCAATGCGCTGCGGCAGGCGGTTGCCAGCGTGCTCGCAGAAGCCGTCGTCGACGAGGCCGGCTCATTCGAGGACCTCACGGCGCTCTTGGAAAAGGACTCCGACGTCGATCTCGTGCTGCTCGACCTCACCATGCCCGGCATCTCCGGCTTTTCCGGCCTGATCTATCTGCGCGCGCAATACCCTGCGATCCCGGTCGTGATCGTGTCGGCGAGCGATGACGGCGCGACCATCCGCCGCTCGCTCGATTTCGGTGCCTCCGGCTTCATCCCGAAGCGGTTCGGCGTCGACACCCTGCGCGACGCCATCAAGCAGGTGATGGATGGTGACGTCTGGGTCCCGCCCGACACGGACCTGGCCGCCGGCGCCGATCCGGAAATGACCAGGCTGCGCGACCGCCTGGTGACGCTGACCCCGCAGCAGGTCCGCGTGCTGATGATGCTGTCGCAGGGCCTGCTCAACAAGCAGATCGCCTACGAGCTCGGCGTCTCCGAGGCGACCATCAAGGCGCATGTCTCGGCCATCCTGCAGAAGCTCGGCGTCGAGAGCCGGACCCAGGCGGTGATCGCTGCGGCGAAGATCGCAGGCTCGGCCTGGCGGCAGGACGCGCCGACGGGGAAGTGA
- a CDS encoding alpha/beta fold hydrolase, with product MTLSRLLRNTALAATALTVLTSAALADATEAPGNFPKTFRTQEIPTNGTTLHVRVGGTGPAVVLLHGYGDTGDMWVPLAAKLAENHTVIVPDLRGLGLSARADKGFEKANQAEDITGVMDALGARTAEVVAHDIGNMVAYALAARHSDRVTKLVLMDAPVPGIGPWEEILKNPLLWHFRFGGPDMERLVEGRERIYLDRFWNEFSADPKHFPEAARVHYAQLYAGPGRMHAGFSQFAAFDQDAIDNRAWLAAHGKLPMPVLAIGGGSSFGATMAAVTRAGASNVQERVIPGSGHWLMEEQPAATVAAIDAFLNGSSASTPSSR from the coding sequence ATGACCCTGTCCCGCCTGCTGCGAAACACCGCCCTGGCCGCCACCGCGCTTACTGTCCTCACCAGCGCCGCGCTGGCCGACGCGACCGAGGCGCCCGGGAATTTCCCAAAAACCTTCCGCACCCAGGAGATCCCGACCAACGGCACCACGCTCCACGTCCGCGTCGGCGGCACTGGACCGGCCGTCGTGCTGCTGCATGGCTATGGCGACACCGGCGACATGTGGGTGCCGCTCGCCGCCAAGCTTGCCGAGAACCACACGGTGATCGTGCCCGACCTGCGCGGGCTCGGGCTCTCCGCCCGCGCCGACAAGGGTTTCGAGAAGGCGAACCAGGCGGAGGACATCACCGGCGTGATGGACGCGCTCGGCGCCCGCACCGCCGAGGTCGTGGCGCACGACATCGGCAACATGGTCGCCTATGCGCTGGCGGCGCGGCATTCCGACCGCGTCACCAAGCTGGTGCTGATGGATGCGCCGGTGCCGGGCATCGGGCCCTGGGAGGAGATCCTGAAGAACCCGCTGCTGTGGCACTTCCGGTTCGGCGGCCCCGACATGGAGCGCCTCGTCGAGGGGCGCGAGCGCATCTATCTCGACCGCTTCTGGAACGAGTTCTCGGCCGATCCAAAGCATTTCCCCGAGGCCGCGCGCGTCCACTATGCCCAGCTCTACGCCGGGCCAGGCCGGATGCACGCCGGCTTCAGCCAGTTCGCCGCCTTCGACCAGGATGCCATCGACAACCGCGCCTGGCTCGCGGCGCACGGCAAGCTGCCGATGCCGGTGCTGGCGATCGGCGGCGGCTCATCTTTCGGCGCGACCATGGCTGCGGTGACACGAGCCGGCGCGAGCAACGTGCAGGAGCGGGTCATCCCCGGCTCCGGCCACTGGCTGATGGAGGAGCAGCCGGCCGCGACGGTGGCGGCGATCGACGCCTTCCTCAATGGAAGCTCGGCCAGCACGCCGTCGTCGCGCTGA
- a CDS encoding HigA family addiction module antitoxin, with the protein MARSPIHPGVQLAEELDELGMSAAELARQLDVPVNRITAIINGQRSITADTALRLGHWFGTSPDFWLNLQKIYELRLAQQEIGDAVKKLPTRAARLGTAHQ; encoded by the coding sequence ATGGCACGCAGTCCCATTCACCCGGGCGTTCAACTCGCCGAAGAGCTCGATGAGCTCGGGATGTCGGCGGCAGAGCTGGCGCGCCAGCTCGACGTGCCCGTCAACAGGATCACCGCGATCATCAACGGCCAGCGCAGCATCACCGCCGATACGGCGCTGCGCCTCGGTCACTGGTTTGGGACGAGCCCTGATTTCTGGCTCAACCTGCAAAAGATCTATGAGCTGCGGCTAGCTCAGCAGGAGATTGGCGACGCCGTGAAGAAACTGCCGACACGTGCAGCCCGGTTAGGCACAGCGCATCAGTGA
- a CDS encoding AraC family transcriptional regulator: MDPFAGLFAHVTPRARTFFSGNLCNTVEFGPEGHLHLFKAGVLTLAQPGADDVELHEPTLLFFPRGRTHRFIVDPSRGADLVCATVELGGAEGNPIGEGLPELVVMPIAGHPTLAPVCDLLVAEGFADGGGRQAALDRLFDYLLILIVRHVVASGGVESGVLAGLAEPRLAKALTAIHDAPGRPWTLEDLAELAGMSRTRFADLFRTRVGRTPIDYLTAWRMTLARQLLARGKSVKSVAAQVGYDSAAAFSRVFSRTSGRPPREVR; this comes from the coding sequence ATGGATCCCTTTGCAGGGCTGTTCGCTCATGTCACGCCCCGAGCCCGGACCTTCTTCTCCGGCAACCTCTGCAACACCGTGGAGTTCGGGCCGGAGGGCCATCTGCACCTGTTCAAGGCCGGCGTGCTGACCCTGGCCCAGCCGGGCGCCGATGATGTGGAGCTGCACGAGCCGACGCTGCTGTTCTTTCCCCGCGGGCGGACGCACCGCTTCATCGTCGATCCCTCCCGTGGCGCCGACCTCGTCTGCGCGACCGTCGAGCTCGGCGGTGCCGAGGGCAATCCGATCGGTGAGGGACTGCCCGAGCTGGTGGTGATGCCGATCGCCGGACATCCGACGCTCGCGCCGGTCTGCGACCTGCTGGTCGCCGAGGGTTTTGCCGATGGCGGCGGCCGGCAGGCGGCGCTCGACCGGCTGTTCGACTATCTGCTGATCCTGATCGTCCGCCACGTCGTCGCCAGCGGCGGCGTCGAGAGCGGCGTGCTCGCCGGGCTCGCCGAGCCGCGCCTCGCCAAGGCGCTGACCGCGATCCACGACGCGCCGGGCCGGCCGTGGACACTCGAGGATCTGGCCGAGCTCGCCGGGATGTCGCGCACGCGCTTCGCCGATTTGTTCCGGACGCGGGTCGGCCGGACGCCGATCGACTACCTGACGGCCTGGCGCATGACGCTGGCGCGCCAGCTTCTAGCCAGGGGCAAGTCGGTCAAGAGCGTTGCCGCCCAGGTCGGCTACGACAGCGCCGCCGCGTTCTCACGTGTGTTCAGCCGGACGTCGGGCCGCCCGCCACGCGAGGTGCGATAG
- a CDS encoding alpha/beta hydrolase, whose translation MSSHTLDDATGEANASQRPAVVFIHGLWLKPSSWDRWVELFNAAGYAALAPGWPAEIGGAAAPETIGEVVAHFSRIAAALDRRPALIGHSFGGLIAQILAGRGLSAATVAIDPAPFRGVLPLPVSALRSAWPVLHNPANATRNVSLTPDQFRYAFANAVPETESADLYDAYQAPAPGRPIFQAAAANLNPWTEARVDNEAAERGPLLIISGEHDHTVPPSVARAAYERHKRNPHAVTEFAQFPQRGHSLTIDSGWREVAETALKFVQRFV comes from the coding sequence ATGTCGAGCCACACACTTGATGATGCGACCGGAGAGGCCAACGCGTCGCAAAGGCCCGCGGTCGTCTTCATCCACGGCCTGTGGCTGAAGCCCAGCTCGTGGGATCGGTGGGTCGAGCTGTTCAATGCCGCCGGCTACGCCGCGCTAGCGCCCGGCTGGCCGGCGGAGATCGGCGGCGCCGCGGCGCCTGAAACCATCGGCGAGGTCGTGGCGCATTTCTCACGCATCGCCGCGGCGCTCGACCGGCGGCCGGCCCTCATCGGCCATTCCTTCGGCGGCCTGATCGCGCAGATCCTCGCCGGCCGAGGGCTCTCGGCCGCGACGGTTGCGATCGATCCGGCGCCGTTCCGCGGCGTGCTGCCGCTGCCGGTCTCCGCCCTGCGCTCCGCCTGGCCGGTGCTGCACAACCCGGCCAACGCGACCCGCAACGTCAGTCTCACGCCAGACCAGTTCCGCTACGCCTTCGCCAACGCGGTGCCTGAGACCGAGAGCGCCGACCTCTACGACGCCTATCAGGCGCCGGCCCCGGGCAGGCCGATCTTCCAGGCCGCAGCCGCCAATCTCAATCCATGGACCGAAGCCCGCGTCGACAACGAGGCCGCTGAGCGCGGCCCTTTGCTGATCATCTCGGGAGAGCACGACCACACCGTGCCGCCCTCGGTCGCCCGCGCAGCCTATGAGCGGCACAAGCGCAATCCACACGCCGTCACCGAGTTCGCCCAATTCCCGCAGCGTGGCCACTCGCTGACCATCGACAGCGGCTGGCGCGAGGTGGCCGAGACGGCGTTGAAGTTCGTGCAGCGCTTTGTCTAG
- a CDS encoding MFS transporter yields MTKDERFVILASSLGTVFEWYDFYLYGSLASIIGAQFFSAYPPATRDIFALLAFAAGFLVRPFGAIVFGRIGDIVGRKYTFLVTILIMGLSTFIVGILPNAETIGFAAPVILIGLRLLQGLALGGEYGGAATYVAEHAPMGKRGYYTSFIQTTATMGLFLSLLVILFTRTIIGEADFAKWGWRVPFLVSVLLLGVSVWIRLRLNESPVFQKMKDEGKSSKAPLTEAFANWSNGKIVLLALIGATMGQGVVWYTGQFYALFFLQSILKVDGYTANLLIAWSLLLGTGFFIVFGILSDKIGRKPIILGGCLIAALTFFPIFKMITTNANPALEKAIEATKVEVVADPAGCGDLFNPVGTRVFTAPCDTARAFLASSSVRYSTVPGPAGSGVKVTFNGKEVPYTDAKTSNPALTAAIGEAGYPKAGDPTIVKMAHPFDIFRPQVAAIVGLLFILVIFVTMVYGPIAAMLVELFPTKIRYTSMSLPYHIGNGWFGGLLPATAFAIVASTGDIYAGLWYPITFAVITAIVGFLFLPETKDVDIQST; encoded by the coding sequence ATGACGAAGGACGAACGCTTCGTCATTCTGGCTTCCTCGCTCGGCACCGTCTTCGAGTGGTACGACTTCTATCTCTACGGGTCCCTGGCCTCTATCATCGGCGCGCAGTTCTTCTCGGCCTATCCGCCGGCCACCCGCGACATCTTCGCGCTGCTCGCCTTCGCCGCCGGCTTCCTGGTCCGCCCGTTCGGCGCCATCGTGTTCGGCCGCATCGGCGATATCGTCGGCCGCAAATACACCTTCCTGGTCACGATCCTGATCATGGGTCTGTCGACCTTCATCGTCGGCATCCTGCCGAACGCCGAGACCATCGGCTTCGCGGCGCCGGTGATCCTGATCGGTCTGCGACTCTTGCAGGGCCTCGCGCTCGGCGGTGAGTATGGCGGCGCGGCCACCTATGTCGCCGAGCACGCCCCGATGGGCAAGCGCGGCTACTACACCTCCTTCATCCAGACGACAGCGACGATGGGCCTGTTCCTGTCGCTGCTGGTGATCCTGTTCACCCGCACCATCATCGGCGAGGCCGACTTCGCCAAATGGGGCTGGCGCGTGCCGTTCCTGGTATCCGTGCTGCTGCTCGGCGTCTCCGTCTGGATCCGTCTGCGCCTCAACGAGTCGCCGGTGTTCCAGAAGATGAAGGACGAGGGCAAGAGCTCGAAGGCGCCGCTGACGGAGGCTTTCGCGAACTGGAGCAACGGCAAGATCGTGCTGCTGGCGCTGATCGGCGCCACCATGGGCCAGGGCGTGGTCTGGTACACCGGCCAGTTCTACGCGCTGTTCTTCCTGCAATCGATCCTGAAGGTCGACGGCTACACCGCCAACCTCCTGATCGCGTGGTCGTTGCTGCTCGGCACCGGTTTCTTCATCGTGTTCGGCATCCTCTCCGACAAGATCGGCCGCAAGCCGATCATCCTGGGCGGCTGCCTGATCGCGGCGCTGACCTTCTTCCCGATCTTCAAGATGATCACCACCAACGCCAACCCGGCGCTGGAAAAGGCGATCGAGGCGACGAAGGTGGAAGTGGTGGCTGATCCCGCCGGCTGCGGCGACCTGTTCAACCCGGTCGGCACCCGCGTGTTCACCGCGCCTTGCGACACCGCACGCGCCTTCCTGGCCTCGTCCTCGGTCCGTTATTCGACCGTGCCTGGCCCGGCCGGCTCGGGCGTGAAGGTCACCTTCAACGGCAAGGAAGTGCCCTACACCGACGCCAAGACCAGCAACCCGGCGCTGACGGCGGCGATCGGCGAGGCCGGCTATCCGAAGGCGGGCGACCCGACGATCGTGAAGATGGCGCATCCGTTCGACATCTTCCGTCCGCAGGTCGCGGCGATCGTCGGACTGCTGTTCATCCTGGTGATCTTCGTGACCATGGTCTACGGCCCGATCGCAGCGATGCTGGTCGAGCTGTTCCCGACCAAGATCCGCTACACCTCGATGTCGCTGCCCTACCACATCGGCAACGGCTGGTTCGGCGGCCTGCTGCCGGCGACCGCCTTCGCGATCGTGGCCTCGACCGGCGATATCTATGCCGGCCTGTGGTACCCGATCACGTTCGCAGTCATCACCGCGATCGTCGGCTTCCTGTTCCTGCCGGAAACCAAGGACGTCGACATCCAGTCGACCTGA